A region of Diospyros lotus cultivar Yz01 chromosome 3, ASM1463336v1, whole genome shotgun sequence DNA encodes the following proteins:
- the LOC127797235 gene encoding F-box protein SKIP28 — protein sequence MEISETADNREDEVHSSMATGRPHEALFLALAYFPIYELLAMSGVCRSLREAVNKDILPWLDMVVDRPLSSRLSDGILLKITSKANGRLRSLALVNCSKITDAGLLQIVEKNPLIAKLHVPACTGLTPEGVVKAVKTGHNLISLKVNGIYNINKEHLEALRSTLESNRRQLIRQQQATDIDIDICPNCNCAAMVLECPSRDMCERKKRERGLQRACRGCYHCIPRCVECGMCVDECEAEDTACADAMCSNCWLRIPKCNFCNKPYCSRHAHRRCIVLGSSGFVCDACNLKFHTS from the exons ATGGAGATCTCAGAAACTGCAGATAATAGAGAAGATGAAGTTCACAGTAGTATGGCAACGGGGCGACCCCACGAAGCTTTGTTCCTGGCGCTGGCTTACTTTCCTATCTACGAGCTTCTTGCAATGAGTGGAGTCTGCAGATCATTGAGAGAAGCCGTGAACAAAGACATCCTCCCATGGCTAGACATGGTCGTGGACAGGCCATTGAGCTCTCGGCTCTCTGATGGTATTCTGCTGAAAATCACTTCCAAGGCAAATGGTCGGCTCAGAAGTTTGGCCCTCGTAAACTGCTCTAAGATCACTGATGCTGGGCTTCTACAGATCGTCGAGAAAAATCCACTCATCGCCAAG CTTCATGTGCCAGCGTGCACAGGGTTAACCCCAGAAGGCGTTGTGAAAGCAGTGAAGACTGGCCACAATCTTATTAGCCTGAAGGTAAATGGCATTTACAACATAAATAAAGAACATCTGGAGGCACTTCGCTCAACTCTCGAATCAAACCGCCGGCAGCTGATCAGGCAGCAACAAGCCACCGACATAGACATAGACATATGCCCAAACTGCAACTGCGCGGCGATGGTGTTGGAGTGCCCGAGTCGTGACATGTgcgagagaaagaaaagggagcGGGGCCTGCAGAGAGCGTGCAGGGGCTGCTACCATTGCATCCCGAGGTGCGTAGAGTGTGGAATGTGCGTTGATGAATGCGAAGCAGAAGACACCGCTTGCGCAGACGCCATGTGCTCAAACTGCTGGCTTCGGATTCCCAAATGCAACTTCTGTAACAAGCCTTACTGTAGCAGACACGCCCACCGCCGGTGCATAGTTCTGGGATCTTCTGGATTTGTATGTGACGCTTGTAATCTAAAGTTCCATACAAGTTGA